TGAGATTAAGACCTTTTAGTGGCTAATGGAGTACTTACTTTGGTTCAGACTCAGACCTCATACTTATCTGCGATGCGATTGGGGAGAGGGACAATCCCATGTGTCCTCTCTGCATTCCCATATTTTGACCTCGGCCCACGTGTACACCCACATTTATCTAAGGTTTATAATAGTTAAGCGCTCCCGATTAtcaaaaaagggcaaaaaaaaaaaaaagaaaaacagataaTCGATAAAATCCGATTCGATTTACTTCTCTCCCAATCCTTCACAATTTCTCTGTTgaaaataatcaaaacaaaaattgataAGTAAAAGTCGTTTTCGGTAAGAAATTCCAgaaaatggcaaaaaaaaaaaaaaaaagaatctccAATGATTCGTCCTCGCCATGCCCACTTTAATTTATCTCCAATTTCCTCTCTCTCTGCCTCTCTCTCTTTCCGTTACCTCATTCTTTCTCTGTCTAAAATATTTACATAGATATATATGTAAATCTATATCTCTATTTCCCTCTCTCTAATCCGTTTTCTCAATTTAATCGCCGGGAAAATTTCCATCCTCTTCCTCCGATCACCTCTCCGGCGATCCATGAGCTCAGCTCCAATCCATCCCCTACCTTACAGCAATCGTTTCCCTCTGTTTCCAGAAGTAGATCCATTCACATTCAAATTCGACACCCTTGCTACAGAGAAACTGAAACTTggaaattttctagggttttgatcTTTAATGCTCTTAATTATTGTTtgattttttcttaatttggttatttatgtatttaacggATATATAGCATCTGGGGTTAGGGTTTTTGGATTTGATTGGGAGGGAGGAATGTTTAACAAAATTATAAGAAGAGGGCACCGTAAGGTGTCCAAATCAGATGGCGCGGATTACGGTTACGCACCCCCTGGTGGTGGAAGGAGTTCCGGCTCCGTTTCCACTTCCAATGTGGTGGTTAACCACGCCTCTCGTGGTGGAGCTCTTTCCAATTCCGGACAGCTTACGACAACAATGCCTGCTGCAGCGCCTTTGCCCCCTTCCGGGACCATCGAGAGCCTGCCTTTGTTCCGGGATGTGCCAGTCACTGAGCGTCAGAATTTGTTCTTGAAGAAACTGCAGATTTGTTGCTTCCAATTTGACTTTTCTGATACGTTGAAGATGGTTAGGGAGAAGGAAATCAAGAGGCAAACTCTGGCGGAGCTGGTGGATTACGTACAATCAGGGTCGGGGAAAATTACGGAGAGTAACCAGGAGGAAATGGTGAGGATGATTTCATTGAATATATTCCGGTGCTTACCTCCTGCTTCGCATGAAAATACAGGGTCTGAGAATGTAGACCCTGAAGAGGAGGAGCCGTATCTCGATCCCGCGTGGCAGCATTTGCAGCTAGTATACGAATTGCTGTTGCGATACGTGGTTTCATCTGATACGGATACTAAGGTAGCCAAGAGGTACATTGATCATTCATTTGTGTTGAAGCTACTGGATTTGTTTGATTCTGAGGATCCAAGAGAGAGGGAGTATTTGAAAACCATTCTTCATAGGATATATGGGAAGTTCATGGTGCACAGGCCATTTATTAGGAAGGCTATAAATAATATCTTCTATCGGTTTATATACGAGACAGAGAGGCACAGTGGGATTGCGGAACTGCTGGAGATTCTCGGAAGCATAATTAATGGGTTTGCATTACCTATGAAGGAGGAGCATAAGTTGTTTCTTGTACGGGCACTTATACCACTCCACAAGCCAAAGCCGATTGCTTTATATCATCAGCAGTTATCATACTGCATCGTTCAGTTTGTTGAAAAGGATTACAAGCTGGCGGATACAGTCATAAGGGGTTTGTTGAAATACTGGCCAGTCACTAATTGCCAGAAGGAAGTTCTCTTTCTAGGGGAACTCGAAGAAGTGCTAGAGGCAACACAAGCTGCTGAATTTCAACGTTGCATGGTCCCTCTTTTCAGACAGGTAGCTCGTTGCCTCAACAGTTCTCATTTTCAGGTTTGTGGCAAACTTTTGGATTTTAGTCTGTTATTATTTCAGCACAGAGCTACAGTTCGGATAAACTGATCGCTTCAGATTCCTTGCAATTGTTGCTTAAAATGTATTTATGCATTGTAACATTCTGATGCTTTATAACCTTGTATAAATTTCATTAATCCAACTTCTTCCAAATAGCTACATCTGGAAACTAAGTCTTTTACTGTCGTATAGCTGTATTTAGAAACTTTAACTGTCAGATGGATGCTGATTTAGAAACTATAACGCTGTTTTTGTTTTCACTAACTCATTGAGCCGTTTATATTTGAGCCACTAGGCATTTTATTGTTCCTCATTGTTTGTGTGcgtgccttttttttttattttttcccaaaATTCAGTTGGTGGTAATACTTTTGTCTTTCACGTGATTAGTTCCCTTTCATGTGGTTAATCTGTCTCAGTTTCTTTTGCATTGTACACTTGACATATCCAGGTGATATATCTTTAGTGGAGGGTCTGAGAGATGGTGCCCAAATGCTTAACCTCTAGAATCCCTTTTTTGTATAAGCATATATTTGCAACCCAGTCTTTTCCCCTCTACAACGTTGATGACCTTTTGTACCTGCTTAGCAGTGCAACTGGGTCTGTTCATAGAACTATGTTAAAAGCATTTAGATATCTTACGTGAAattctactttttctttcttttcatacTGAATTTGACTTGTATGATAAACTTCCGTGCAATGTGTTTGTAAGTTATTGTTTGCAACGTAGGCAGTTTGGGAATGTTGTGCTAAAGGGATAAAACATGGTTCCCCTTCTGCTATCAATTTTGCTGATGATGTGAGAAGTATTAAGAG
The Coffea arabica cultivar ET-39 chromosome 6c, Coffea Arabica ET-39 HiFi, whole genome shotgun sequence genome window above contains:
- the LOC140008300 gene encoding serine/threonine protein phosphatase 2A 57 kDa regulatory subunit B' beta isoform-like, producing the protein MFNKIIRRGHRKVSKSDGADYGYAPPGGGRSSGSVSTSNVVVNHASRGGALSNSGQLTTTMPAAAPLPPSGTIESLPLFRDVPVTERQNLFLKKLQICCFQFDFSDTLKMVREKEIKRQTLAELVDYVQSGSGKITESNQEEMVRMISLNIFRCLPPASHENTGSENVDPEEEEPYLDPAWQHLQLVYELLLRYVVSSDTDTKVAKRYIDHSFVLKLLDLFDSEDPREREYLKTILHRIYGKFMVHRPFIRKAINNIFYRFIYETERHSGIAELLEILGSIINGFALPMKEEHKLFLVRALIPLHKPKPIALYHQQLSYCIVQFVEKDYKLADTVIRGLLKYWPVTNCQKEVLFLGELEEVLEATQAAEFQRCMVPLFRQVARCLNSSHFQVAERALFLWNNEHIVSLIAQNRNVILPIIFEALEKNIQSHWNQAVHGLTVNVRKMFLEMDVELFEECQRQYAEKEARAKELEEQRQLTWQRLAAAAAQGG